Part of the Pedobacter roseus genome is shown below.
ACATTCATCTCAACACCTTTACTATGCTTCTACGTAATCTCTACGTACTACGAATTTGGTTTGGATTGGTAATTTTTGTGCGGCTAAACGTAATGCTTCTTTAGCAACTTCTAAAGGCACACCTTCAGCTTCGAAAATTACACGTCCAGGTCTTACAACTGCTACCCAATACTCAGGAGCACCCTTACCTTTACCCATACGTACCTCAGCAGGTTTTTTAGTTACCGGTTTGTCCGGGAAGATCCTGATCCATACTTGCCCTTCACGTTTCATGAAACGAGTTACGGCAATACGGGCAGCCTCTATCTGACGACTTGTGATCCAAGTAGCTTCTAGAGATTTGATACCGAAAGATCCGAATGCTAATTCAGCTCCACGAGAAGCTAAACCCTTCATTCTGCCTTTTTGCATCTTCCTGAACTTCGTTCTTTTTGGCTGTAACATTTTATTTTGTTCTAATCGTTAAACGATGTTAATAAATCAATTATTTACGAGGACCTCTGTTAGCGCCTGCGCCACCACCTCTATTTGCTCCGGGACCGCCTTGACCTGGACCACGACCACCACCTTGGTTTCCACCACGTCTGTCGTTACCACCGCCACGGTTATCTCTTCCACCACCTCTGTTATCTCTTCCGCCGAAAGCTGGTTTATCTGATGCGCCTTTTGGACCGTTGTTTGTTGCACCAATGTTTGGAGACAAATCACGTTTTCCATAAACCTCACCTTTACAGATCCAAACTTTAACACCTATTTTACCATAAGTAGTTAAGGCTTCAGCTAAAGCATAGTCGATATCAGCACGGAATGTATGCAAAGGCACTCTTCCTTCTTTGTACTGCTCGGTACGTGCCATCTCAGCACCACCTAAACGACCAGAAGTCATGATTTTGATACCTTCAGCACCCATACGCATAGTTGATGCGATAGAAGATTTCATTGCTCTACGGAATGAGATCCTTGCTTCTAATTGTTTTGCAACACCTTCTGCAACTAATTGTGCATCAAGTTCCGGGCGTTTAATT
Proteins encoded:
- the rplP gene encoding 50S ribosomal protein L16 yields the protein MLQPKRTKFRKMQKGRMKGLASRGAELAFGSFGIKSLEATWITSRQIEAARIAVTRFMKREGQVWIRIFPDKPVTKKPAEVRMGKGKGAPEYWVAVVRPGRVIFEAEGVPLEVAKEALRLAAQKLPIQTKFVVRRDYVEA
- the rpsC gene encoding 30S ribosomal protein S3 yields the protein MGQKANPIGARLGIIKGWDSNWFGGNNYSDKLVEDEKIRKYLSARIAKGGVAKVVIERTLKRITVTIHTARPGIVIGKAGAEVDKIKEELKKLTKKEIQINIFEIKRPELDAQLVAEGVAKQLEARISFRRAMKSSIASTMRMGAEGIKIMTSGRLGGAEMARTEQYKEGRVPLHTFRADIDYALAEALTTYGKIGVKVWICKGEVYGKRDLSPNIGATNNGPKGASDKPAFGGRDNRGGGRDNRGGGNDRRGGNQGGGRGPGQGGPGANRGGGAGANRGPRK